The following is a genomic window from Solidesulfovibrio fructosivorans JJ].
AACCCGGCCAACGGCGAAACCCTGGCCACCTGCGCCAATGCCTGTCCCGACGACGTGGACATGGCCGTGGCCGCCGCCTGGGACGCCTTCCCGGCCTGGAAAAAGACCAGCCCCCAGGAACGCGCCGCCATGCTCAACAAGATCGCCGACCTCATCGACGCAAATGCCGACCACCTGGCCATGGTGGAAACCTGCGACAACGGCAAGCCCATCCGCGAGACCAAGAACATCGACGTGCCGCTGTCCTCGGACCACTTCCGCTACTTCGCCTCGGTGGTGCGTACCGAAGAAGGCCGGGCCGCCATGATCGACGACCAGACCATGAGCATCATCCTGCGCGAGCCCATCGGCGTGGTCGGCCAGATCATCCCCTGGAACTTCCCCCTGCTCATGGCCGCCTGGAAGATCTCCCCGGCCTTGGCCGCCGGCGACTGCGTGGTCATCAAGCCCTCCATCGAGACCTCGCTGTCCCTGCTCGAACTGGCCAAGATCATGGAGCAGGCGCTGCCCGCCGGCGTGGTCAACGTCATCACCGGCAAGGGCTCGCTCGCCGGCAACGCCATGCTGGAGCATGACGGCTTCACCAAGCTGGCGTTTACCGGCTCCACCGAGGTCGGCTACACCGTGGCCGAGTCAGCTTCCAAACGCCTGATCCCGAGCACCCTGGAACTCGGCGGCAAGTCGGCCAACATCTTCTTTCCCGACGCGCCCATGGAAAAGGCCATCGAGGGCATCCAGCTCGGCATCCTGCTGAACCAGGGCCAGGTCTGCTGCGCCGGTTCACGGGCGTTCATCCATGAGGATATCTATGACGCCTTCGTCGAAAAAGCGGCCGAGGCCTTTTCCAAGGTCACGGTCGGGCTGCCCTGGGAGCCGGACACCCAGATGGGTTCGCAAATCAACGAACGCCAACTGGAAAAGATCCTGGCCTATGTCCAGGTGGGCAAGGACGAGGGAGCCAAGGTGGCCGTCGGCGGCGAGCGCATCAACGGCAAGCTCGGCAAGGGCGCGTTCATGCGGCCCACGCTTCTGGCCGGCGTGACCAACGACATGCGGGTGGCCCGGGAGGAGATCTTCGGTCCCGTGGTCTGCGCCATCAAGTTCAAGGACGAGGACGAGGTCGTGGCCATGGCCAACGACAACGAATACGGCCTTGGCGGCGCGGTCTGGACCAAGGACATCAACCGGGCTCTGCGCGTGGCCCGGGGCGTCGAAACGGGGCGCATGTGGGTCAACACCTACAATATCCTGCCCGCCCACGCCCCCTTTGGCGGCTACAAGAAATCGGGCATCGGCCGGGAAAACCACAGCATGATGCTCGACCACTACACCCAGAACAAGAACATCTTCATCAGTCTCTCCGAGGATAAGATCGGTCTGTACTAAAAAAAGCCCGGACAGGCGGCGGCCAGGGACCGTCACGGCCGCCGCCGGCCGCGCGAGAAAACCCGAAGGAGGCAGTCATGATCACCAGGAACACCCCGGCCGAAGCCATCTTGGATATCCCTGGCGTCATCGCCTACTGCATCGCCAAGGGGGTTTCGCCCTACACCTGCTCCGGAGACTACACCCAGAGCCTCGGCAGGCTGCTCGAACTGCGCGATGTGGCCGACCCTGAAGGGTTCATCGCCGGACTCAACAAGCTTGCGGCCAAACGCCGGCCGCGCTGACGACGTCAAAGCGGGATGCTTCCCGCAATCGCCAAGGAGCACGC
Proteins encoded in this region:
- a CDS encoding aldehyde dehydrogenase family protein, which produces MKPKLDDTYKLFINGKWVESSCGKTFEATNPANGETLATCANACPDDVDMAVAAAWDAFPAWKKTSPQERAAMLNKIADLIDANADHLAMVETCDNGKPIRETKNIDVPLSSDHFRYFASVVRTEEGRAAMIDDQTMSIILREPIGVVGQIIPWNFPLLMAAWKISPALAAGDCVVIKPSIETSLSLLELAKIMEQALPAGVVNVITGKGSLAGNAMLEHDGFTKLAFTGSTEVGYTVAESASKRLIPSTLELGGKSANIFFPDAPMEKAIEGIQLGILLNQGQVCCAGSRAFIHEDIYDAFVEKAAEAFSKVTVGLPWEPDTQMGSQINERQLEKILAYVQVGKDEGAKVAVGGERINGKLGKGAFMRPTLLAGVTNDMRVAREEIFGPVVCAIKFKDEDEVVAMANDNEYGLGGAVWTKDINRALRVARGVETGRMWVNTYNILPAHAPFGGYKKSGIGRENHSMMLDHYTQNKNIFISLSEDKIGLY